In Oryza brachyantha chromosome 2, ObraRS2, whole genome shotgun sequence, a single window of DNA contains:
- the LOC102713047 gene encoding protein MIS12 homolog — MEESDESPAATAEVEAALGLNAPLFVNSVLNAVDDVRYGAFEYCLQEGAPEAVGAATATQKAEELERGVISIHNLVKDVLDKRMSNWEKYCLRHCFAIPEGFLTREDHSSSAKGSLNDGNSDLDLDEELVSLRKKLEYANNESEELQRDISSLERQAECQRNLGSCMAELLKVFESKSFQDNFQDLVKAIPIFHQKLKGMKREVAGSTVDQNVWNVSGLGKRKRLASDLTASTEDVKVVTNEVKKA, encoded by the exons ATGGAAGAGAGCGACGAGAgccccgcggcgacggcggaggtggaggcggcgctggggcTGAACGCGCCGCTCTTCGTCAACTCGGTCCTCAACGCGGTCGACGACGTCCGCTACGGGGCCTTCGAGTACTGCCTCCA GGAAGGCGCCCCCgaggccgtcggcgccgccaccgcgaccCAGAAGGCCGAGGAGCTGGAGCGG GGAGTAATCAGCATTCACAACTTAGTTAAGGATGTATTGGATAAGAGAATGAGCAATTGGGAGAAATACTGCCTTCGACATTGTTTCGCTATACCTGAAGGATTTCTGACGCGTGAAGAT CATAGTTCTTCTGCAAAAGGATCACTCAATGATGGGAATTCTGATTTGGATCTCGATGAGGAACTTGTTTCTCTAAGGAAAAAACTTGAATAT GCTAACAATGAATCTGAAGAACTTCAAAGGGATATTTCTTCCTTAGAAAGACAAGCTGAGTGCCAGAGAAATTTGGGGTCCTGTATGGCTGAACTATTGAAGGTGTTTGAAAGCAAGTCCTTTCAGGATAATTTTCAAG ATCTTGTGAAGGCAATACCAATATTTCACCAGAAACTGAAGGGTATGAAAAGGGAAGTTGCCGGGAGCACGGTGGATCAAAATGTTTGGAACGTCAGTGGACTGGGGAAACGCAAGCGCTTAGCATCGG ATCTCACTGCCAGCACCGAAGACGTTAAAGTGGTTACGAACGAAGTAAAGAAGGCATAG
- the LOC121053520 gene encoding ubiquitin carboxyl-terminal hydrolase 51-like, whose protein sequence is MDLKTKKKNEKENSRVLAKRRNNSPQHQRKHSGRAPAPAPAPPPAPPPPHRPPHSPLPSPWSRGNPSRAAPAAMDDDAITALMDIDDSPRSSGAGAVFLDDDEDAEVLHGHRTARANEPRGPLPFAGFYNSFDGADFDDADLA, encoded by the exons ATGGACTTAAAaaccaa AAAAAAGaacgaaaaagaaaattccCGTGTGCTCGCGAAGCGACGCAACAATTCCCCCCAGCATCAAAGGAAGCACTCGGGGCGCGCCccagcgccagcgccagccCCACCACcggcccctcctcctcctcaccgcccTCCCCATTCCCCGCTCCCCTCGCCGTGGTCCCGGGGAAACCCTagccgcgccgcccccgccgccatgGACGACGACGCCATCACGGCGCTCATGGACATCGACGACTCCCCCcgcagcagcggcgccggcgccgtcttcctcgacgacgacgaggacgcggAGGTCCTCCACGGCCACCGCACGGCCCGCGCCAACGAGCCGCGCGGCCCCCTCCCCTTCGCGGGGTTCTACAACTCCTTCGACGGCGCCGACTTCGACGACGCCGACCTTGCCTGA
- the LOC102713326 gene encoding uncharacterized protein LOC102713326, giving the protein MASTSNPDSMDTDPPGAAALSISVEHSPPESRLLQLGVKSWPKWGCPTGKFPVKFDARETCYLLKGKVRAHIKGSSECVEFGAGDLVVFPKGLSCTWDVVAAVDKYYKFDSS; this is encoded by the exons aTGGCCTCGACCTCGAACCCGGACAGCATGGACACCGAccctcccggcgccgccgctctgtCCATCTCCGTGGAACACAGCCCGCCGGAGTCGCGCCTGCTCCAGCTCGGCGTCAAGTCCTGGCCCAA GTGGGGTTGCCCGACGGGGAAGTTCCCGGTGAAGTTCGACGCGCGGGAGACGTGCTACCTGCTCAAGGGGAAGGTGAGGGCGCACATCAAGGGGTCGTCGGAGTGCGTGGagttcggcgccggcgacctcgTCGTCTTCCCCAAGGGGCTGAGCTGCACCTgggacgtcgtcgccgccgtcgacaaGTACTACAAGTTCGATTCGTCCTGA
- the LOC102713599 gene encoding ammonium transporter 1 member 3: MATCLESLGPLLGGAANSTDAANYICNKFTDTASAVDATYLLFSAYLVFAMQLGFAMLCAGSVRAKNSMNIMLTNVLDAAAGALFYYLFGFAFAFGTPSNGFIGKQFFGLKHMPETGYDYDFFLFQWAFAIAAAGITSGSIAERTRFSAYLIYSAFLTGFVYPVVSHWFWSTDGWASASRLTGPLLFESGVIDFAGSGVVHVVGGVAGLWGAFIEGPRIGRFDATGRTVAMKGHSASLVVLGTFLLWFGWFGFNPGSFTTISKIFGDSGTIDGQWSAVGRTAVTTSIAGSVAALTTLYGKRWLTGHWNVTDVCNGLLGGFAAITAGCSVVDPWASVICGFVSAWVLIGCNKLAVMLKFDDPLEATQLHGGCGAWGVIFTALFARKEYVEQIYGQPGKKRPYGLFMGGGGRLLAAHIVQILVIVGWVSATMGTLFYVLHRLGLLRVSAAQEMDGMDPTSHGGFGYVDEDEGERRVTPKSASAAVEPRKSPEQAAAAGQLV, translated from the coding sequence ATGGCGACGTGCTTGGAGAGCCTTGGGCCGctgctcggcggcgcggcgaactCCACCGACGCCGCCAACTACATCTGCAACAAGTTCACGGACACCGCCTCCGCGGTGGACGCGACGTACCTGCTCTTCTCGGCCTACCTCGTCTTCGCCATGCAGCTCGGGTTCGCCATGCTCTGCGCGGGATCCGTCCGCGCCAAGAACTCCATGAACATCATGCTCACCAACGTGCTcgacgccgcggccggcgcgctCTTCTACTACCTCTTCGGCTTCGCCTTCGCGTTCGGGACGCCGTCGAACGGCTTCATCGGGAAGCAGTTCTTCGGGCTGAAGCACATGCCGGAGACCGGGTACGACTACgacttcttcctcttccagtgggccttcgccatcgccgccgccggcatcaCGTCCGGCTCCATCGCCGAGCGGACGCGCTTCAGCGCGTACCTCATCTACTCCGCCTTCCTCACCGGGTTCGTGTACCCGGTGGTGTCGCACTGGTTCTGGTCAACCGACGGGTGGGCTTCGGCCAGCCGGCTGACGGGTCCGTTGCTGTTTGAGTCGGGCGTCATCGACTTCGCCGGCTCCGGCGTCGTCCATGTGGTCGGTGGCGTTGCTGGCCTGTGGGGTGCCTTCATCGAGGGTCCCCGCATCGGGCGGTTCGACGCCACCGGCCGCACGGTGGCGATGAAAGGGCACAGCGCCTCCCTGGTTGTGCTCGGCACCTTCCTGCTGTGGTTCGGGTGGTTCGGCTTCAACCCGGGGTCTTTCACCACCATCTCCAAGATATTCGGCGATTCGGGGACGATCGACGGGCAGTGGTCGGCGGTGGGGCGCACCGCCGTGACGACGTCGATAGCCGGCAGCGTCGCCGCCCTGACGACGCTCTACGGCAAGAGATGGCTGACGGGCCACTGGAACGTGACCGACGTCTGCAACGGGCTCCTCGGCGGCTTCGCGGCGATCACCGCGGGCTGCTCCGTCGTCGACCCGTGGGCGTCGGTGATCTGCGGGTTCGTGTCGGCGTGGGTCCTCATCGGCTGCAACAAGCTGGCGGTGATGCTCAAGTTCGACGACCCGCTGGAGGCGACGCAGCTGCACGGCGGGTGCGGCGCGTGGGGGGTCATCTTCACCGCGCTGTTCGCGCGCAAGGAGTACGTCGAGCAGATCTACGGGCAGCCGGGCAAGAAGCGGCCGTACGGGCTGTtcatgggcggcggcgggcggctgcTCGCGGCGCACATCGTGCAGATCCTGGTGATCGTCGGGTGGGTCAGCGCCACCATGGGCACGCTCTTCTACGTGCTGCACAGGCTCGGCCTGCTCCGCGTCTCGGCCGCGCAGGAGATGGACGGCATGGACCCGACGAGCCACGGCGGGTTCGGCTACGTGGACGAGGACGAAGGCGAGCGCCGCGTCACGCCCaagtcggcgtcggcggccgtGGAGCCCAGAAAGTCGCCGGAGCAAGCCGCGGCAGCAGGCCAGTTGGTGTAG